From the Leifsonia sp. AG29 genome, one window contains:
- a CDS encoding DUF3145 domain-containing protein, with translation MAAHAARGVLYVHSSPSALCPHIEWAAGRALGRAVNFTWEAQPVLRGAHRTEFFWEGPQGTGARLATALRGWEHLRYEVTEDAGLGTDGGRWMHTPDLGIFFAQVDTAGNTVIPEDRVRYAMEIAGGNAIELHRELRLALGQAWDDELEPFRHAHDDTSVTWLHKVG, from the coding sequence ATGGCGGCACACGCAGCTCGAGGAGTGCTCTACGTGCACTCCTCTCCCAGCGCGCTCTGCCCCCACATCGAGTGGGCGGCGGGTCGCGCTCTCGGCCGTGCTGTGAACTTCACCTGGGAGGCACAGCCGGTCCTTCGGGGCGCCCACAGGACAGAGTTCTTCTGGGAGGGACCCCAGGGCACCGGTGCGCGTCTCGCCACGGCGCTGCGCGGCTGGGAGCACCTCCGGTACGAGGTCACGGAGGACGCCGGCCTCGGCACCGACGGCGGCCGCTGGATGCACACCCCCGACCTCGGGATCTTCTTCGCGCAGGTAGATACCGCGGGCAACACGGTCATCCCGGAGGATCGCGTCCGGTACGCCATGGAGATCGCCGGCGGGAACGCGATCGAGCTGCACCGCGAACTCCGGCTCGCCCTCGGCCAGGCGTGGGACGACGAGCTCGAACCGTTCCGCCACGCGCACGACGACACGTCGGTCACCTGGCTCCACAAGGTCGGCTGA
- a CDS encoding bifunctional 3'-5' exonuclease/DNA polymerase, with translation MHVILERLGRDSVRAVRLRGAGDDSAVARGARLDESIVSAGDLPAFVRALEAEERPRWVWNDTRAWYPALLAAHVRVERSVDLRLCHAILRGSTLSAGSALATAPPGPWDSPGASAEGGVPRRPEHLPLFDLDDDRAEPSPLAEFLLQEEALSASREPGRLRLLLAAESAGALIAAEMHHAGLPYSARRHDELLAGLLGPRPPYGLPAVLEDLAADIRSALDAPDLNPDSPPEVLRALQRAGLVVSSTRSWELRRLEHPAIDPLLRYKKLSRLLTANGWTWADTWVRDGRFRPDYVPGGVVTGRWATRGGGALQLPRQVRGAVVADPGWKLVVADAAQLEPRLLAGLASDETMAAAGRGKDLYEGIVATGAVEERAHAKVAMLGAMYGATTGESGRLMPRLANAFPRAVRLVEEAARAGERGEIATSRLGRSSPPPGAAWQSAQSAASGDGSTAADERRARSVSRDWGRFTRNFVVQASAAEWALCWMAELRNRLVDLAPGTWITDAPHLVYFLHDEVIVHAPAELAPAAAAAVTESARRAGVLLFGSFPVEFPVTAAVVDSYAEAK, from the coding sequence GTGCATGTCATCCTCGAGCGCCTCGGCCGCGATTCCGTCCGCGCCGTTCGCCTCCGGGGAGCGGGGGACGACTCCGCCGTGGCACGCGGGGCTCGACTCGACGAATCCATCGTGTCCGCCGGAGACCTGCCGGCCTTCGTCCGGGCGCTGGAAGCGGAGGAGAGGCCGCGCTGGGTCTGGAACGACACGCGCGCCTGGTATCCGGCGCTGCTGGCGGCCCACGTGCGAGTCGAGCGGAGCGTCGACCTGCGCCTGTGCCATGCCATCCTGCGGGGGTCGACGCTCTCCGCCGGATCGGCGCTCGCCACGGCGCCGCCCGGGCCGTGGGACTCGCCTGGCGCCTCCGCCGAAGGAGGGGTCCCGCGGAGGCCGGAGCACCTTCCGCTGTTCGACCTCGACGACGATCGGGCCGAGCCCTCGCCGCTGGCGGAGTTCCTTCTGCAGGAGGAGGCGCTTTCCGCCAGTCGCGAGCCCGGCCGCCTGCGCCTCCTGCTCGCCGCCGAATCCGCGGGGGCGTTGATCGCCGCCGAGATGCACCACGCCGGGCTGCCTTACAGCGCACGCCGCCACGACGAATTACTCGCTGGCCTCCTCGGGCCCCGGCCGCCGTATGGGCTGCCCGCCGTGCTCGAAGACCTGGCCGCCGACATCCGAAGCGCCCTCGACGCGCCCGACCTCAATCCCGACAGTCCGCCGGAGGTGCTGCGCGCCCTTCAGCGGGCCGGTCTCGTCGTCTCCTCGACGAGGTCGTGGGAGCTGCGGCGCCTCGAGCACCCGGCGATCGACCCCCTGCTGCGGTACAAGAAGCTCAGCCGCCTCCTGACCGCGAACGGGTGGACGTGGGCCGACACCTGGGTGCGCGACGGCCGGTTCCGCCCCGACTACGTGCCCGGCGGCGTCGTGACCGGGCGCTGGGCCACGCGCGGGGGAGGGGCGCTCCAGCTCCCGCGCCAGGTTCGGGGCGCGGTCGTCGCCGATCCCGGCTGGAAGCTCGTCGTCGCGGACGCGGCGCAGCTTGAGCCGCGCCTCCTGGCCGGTCTCGCCTCCGATGAGACGATGGCCGCCGCCGGCCGCGGCAAAGACCTGTATGAAGGGATCGTCGCCACCGGAGCCGTGGAGGAGCGCGCACACGCCAAGGTCGCGATGCTCGGCGCGATGTACGGCGCCACCACGGGGGAGAGCGGCCGCCTGATGCCCCGGCTCGCGAACGCCTTCCCCCGCGCCGTGCGGCTCGTCGAGGAGGCCGCCCGCGCGGGCGAGCGCGGGGAGATCGCGACCTCTCGCCTCGGCCGGAGCTCGCCTCCTCCCGGGGCGGCCTGGCAGTCGGCCCAGTCAGCCGCCTCCGGCGACGGCTCGACCGCCGCGGACGAGCGGAGGGCCCGGTCGGTCTCGCGCGACTGGGGGCGGTTCACACGGAACTTCGTCGTCCAGGCCTCGGCGGCCGAGTGGGCGCTCTGCTGGATGGCCGAGCTCCGCAACCGGCTCGTCGACCTCGCGCCGGGCACCTGGATCACCGACGCGCCGCACCTGGTCTACTTCCTCCACGACGAGGTGATCGTGCATGCCCCCGCGGAGCTCGCCCCGGCCGCCGCGGCCGCCGTCACCGAGTCCGCCCGGCGCGCCGGAGTCCTCCTGTTCGGAAGCTTTCCTGTCGAGTTCCCGGTCACGGCCGCAGTCGTCGACAGCTACGCCGAGGCGAAATGA
- a CDS encoding acyl carrier protein codes for MALSTEEVLAGLAELINDETGIATDTVELDKSFTDDLDIDSISMMTIVVNAEDKFDVKIPDEEVKNLKTVGDAVEFIVKAQDA; via the coding sequence ATGGCATTGTCCACCGAAGAAGTTCTTGCCGGCCTGGCCGAGCTCATCAACGACGAGACCGGCATCGCGACCGACACGGTTGAGCTGGACAAGTCGTTCACCGACGACCTCGACATCGACTCCATCTCGATGATGACCATCGTGGTCAACGCCGAGGACAAGTTCGATGTCAAGATCCCGGACGAGGAGGTCAAGAACCTCAAGACCGTCGGCGATGCCGTCGAGTTCATCGTCAAGGCGCAGGACGCCTAG
- a CDS encoding PadR family transcriptional regulator, producing MSVQNGFLALLTQGPAYGSQLQSEFLCRAAHRRVLNAGQVYSTLDRMVDQGLVASAGTTEDGLPLYALTDAGRDAARQWLTAGPGDARPDWDEMLDQVLIAASLAEADARAIVDDYRAAFTEKIRWLTHEADSRALLAANRAAELGARAAIEWLDEVAAALEAHPGALVQARSPERPRRGRRPAEPADAR from the coding sequence ATGTCGGTGCAGAACGGTTTCCTCGCCCTCCTGACGCAGGGCCCCGCGTACGGATCGCAACTCCAGAGCGAGTTCCTGTGCCGGGCCGCGCACCGCCGGGTGCTCAACGCCGGGCAGGTCTACTCCACCCTCGATCGCATGGTCGACCAGGGTCTCGTCGCCTCTGCCGGAACGACCGAGGACGGCCTCCCGCTCTACGCGCTGACCGACGCCGGACGGGACGCAGCGCGGCAATGGCTGACGGCCGGGCCGGGTGACGCCCGACCCGACTGGGACGAGATGCTCGACCAGGTGCTGATCGCCGCTTCTCTGGCGGAAGCCGACGCGCGGGCCATCGTCGACGACTACCGGGCGGCCTTCACCGAGAAAATCCGCTGGCTCACGCACGAGGCGGACTCGCGGGCGCTCCTCGCCGCGAACCGGGCGGCAGAGCTCGGCGCTCGCGCCGCGATCGAGTGGCTCGACGAGGTCGCGGCGGCACTGGAGGCGCACCCGGGAGCCCTCGTCCAGGCGCGCTCCCCCGAGCGACCGCGCCGCGGGCGCCGCCCGGCCGAACCGGCCGACGCCCGCTGA
- a CDS encoding Pls/PosA family non-ribosomal peptide synthetase: MSDPSATDVRALLLRSGEAAPPRTLIDVLAESAARHPLASALEDADGALSYRELLSRVNALAARLRQSGIGAGDRVGVRMSSGSRQLYLAILGVLAAGAAYVPVDVDDPQERADLVFGEARVRAVLTDDGLRVDGGPATTVAAMDDPYPSTAALTVVTPPAPDDDAWIIFTSGSTGTPKGVAVRHRSAAAFVDAEARLFVQDEPIGPGDRVLAGLSVAFDASCEEMWLAWGHGACLVPAPRSLVRTGMDLGPWLSAHRITVVSTVPTLAALWPVEALDSVRLLIFGGEACPPELVNRLAVEGREVWNTYGPTEATVVACAAPLAAGEPVRIGLPLDGWDLAVVDEEGRPVAHGGSGKLVIGGVGLARYLDPAKDAEKYAALPSLGWERAYRSGDLVRHDPAGLFYLGRADDQVKVGGRRIELGEVEAALQQLPGVSGAAAAVRRTAAGNDILVGYLAVPDPSLFDRAAAIARLRQELPAALVPLLAIVDELPVRTSGKVDRAALPWPLDDAGAAPDDTDSDQAADPASRELAADWRSVLGIPVSGPDDNFFDLGGGSLAAAQLVSLLRRRHPDATVADVYAHPRFGAMAEALAESSPSGSAASTHEVPPTPLVMRVLQTVLGIPLFILSGIRWLLYLLTAAALLRPLGGFEFLPSVQPVWLIVGLLLFATPWGRMAISVVAARLLLAGVRPGDYPRGGPVHLRLWLAEQVAHQIGAASLAGAPWISYYARALGATIGPGVDLHALPPVTGMLRIGRGASIEPEVDLAGYWIDGDVVRIGEIRIGAGSSVGARSSLMPGTKIGRDATVAPGSAVFGRVPAGQNWAGSPAVRVGRSQVWWPQERPPRRTRWLVAYGASSVVVSLIPVVALAVGGAVVAAFVRGAATAGELIGRASAGLIPGVLAAGIVLAGLVVVLVRLLGLGLREGVAPVRSRIGWQVWSTERLLDLSRTVLFPLYSSLFTPVWLRLLGAQIGRDVEASTVLLLPRMTRVRDGAFLADDTLVAPYELGGGYVRIASVEIGARAFLGNSGMAGAGNRVPRDGLVAVLSFAPRKAKAGSSWLGSPPVRLRRQAQDADVSRTYAPSRALRAARATWEALRIVPVFVTCAIGLGVLFALGGIDAAWGTGWAVALSGLVLLAAGGLAAIVSSAAKWLLLGRLHPGEHPLWSSFVWRSEVSDTFTEMVAAPWFAWSAAGTPALVWWLRSLGARIGTGVWIDSYWLPEADLVSLGDASTVNRGCVVQTHLFHDRIMSMDQVTIERGGTLGPHSVILPAAAIGEHTTVGPASLVMRGETVPSRSRWSGNPIGPWREVVVREYRARAAR; this comes from the coding sequence GTGTCCGACCCCTCCGCGACCGATGTCCGGGCGTTGCTCCTGCGCTCGGGGGAGGCGGCGCCTCCGCGGACGCTCATCGATGTGCTGGCCGAGAGTGCTGCGCGGCACCCGCTCGCGTCGGCGCTGGAGGACGCGGACGGCGCTCTCAGTTACCGCGAGCTGCTCTCCCGCGTCAACGCCCTCGCGGCTCGCCTGCGACAGAGCGGGATCGGTGCCGGGGACCGCGTCGGCGTCCGGATGAGCTCGGGGAGCCGGCAGCTGTATCTCGCGATCCTCGGGGTGCTCGCCGCGGGCGCCGCCTACGTGCCGGTCGATGTCGACGACCCTCAGGAGCGCGCGGACCTCGTGTTCGGCGAGGCGCGCGTGCGGGCCGTGCTGACGGACGACGGTCTCCGGGTCGACGGCGGCCCGGCGACCACCGTCGCGGCGATGGACGACCCGTATCCCAGCACAGCGGCCCTCACCGTGGTGACGCCTCCCGCGCCCGACGACGACGCCTGGATCATCTTCACGTCGGGATCCACGGGCACGCCGAAGGGCGTCGCCGTCCGCCACCGCTCGGCTGCCGCCTTCGTGGACGCCGAAGCGCGCCTCTTCGTTCAGGACGAGCCGATCGGACCCGGCGATCGCGTCCTGGCCGGTCTCTCGGTCGCCTTCGACGCCTCCTGCGAGGAGATGTGGCTCGCGTGGGGCCACGGCGCCTGCCTCGTCCCGGCACCGCGCTCGCTGGTCCGCACCGGCATGGACCTCGGCCCGTGGCTGTCCGCCCACCGCATCACCGTCGTCTCGACGGTCCCGACGCTCGCGGCGCTCTGGCCCGTCGAGGCGCTCGACAGCGTCCGCCTGCTCATCTTCGGCGGGGAGGCGTGCCCGCCGGAGCTCGTGAACCGCCTCGCGGTGGAGGGACGCGAGGTCTGGAACACGTACGGCCCGACCGAGGCGACCGTCGTCGCCTGCGCGGCGCCCCTGGCCGCGGGCGAACCGGTGCGCATCGGCCTGCCGCTCGACGGCTGGGACCTGGCCGTGGTCGACGAGGAGGGACGCCCCGTCGCCCACGGCGGCAGCGGCAAGCTCGTGATCGGCGGCGTCGGACTCGCGCGGTACCTCGACCCGGCGAAGGACGCCGAGAAGTACGCCGCGCTCCCCTCGCTCGGCTGGGAGCGCGCGTACCGCAGCGGGGACCTCGTCCGGCACGACCCGGCCGGGCTCTTCTACCTCGGCCGGGCGGACGACCAGGTGAAGGTCGGAGGCCGGCGCATCGAACTGGGCGAGGTGGAGGCGGCGCTCCAGCAGCTCCCGGGCGTCTCGGGTGCCGCAGCGGCGGTGAGACGGACCGCGGCCGGGAACGACATCCTGGTCGGCTACCTCGCCGTGCCCGATCCCTCCCTGTTCGATCGGGCAGCGGCGATCGCGCGGCTCCGGCAGGAGCTCCCCGCGGCCCTCGTGCCGTTGCTGGCGATCGTCGACGAGCTGCCGGTCCGCACCTCCGGCAAGGTCGACCGGGCGGCGCTCCCGTGGCCCCTCGACGATGCCGGGGCGGCCCCCGACGACACGGACTCGGACCAGGCGGCCGATCCCGCGTCGCGCGAGCTGGCCGCGGACTGGAGGAGCGTCCTCGGGATCCCCGTCTCCGGACCGGACGACAACTTCTTCGACCTCGGCGGAGGGTCGCTGGCGGCGGCTCAGCTGGTGTCGCTGCTCCGCCGCCGGCACCCCGATGCCACCGTGGCCGATGTCTACGCCCACCCCCGCTTCGGCGCGATGGCCGAGGCGCTCGCCGAGAGCTCCCCGTCAGGATCCGCGGCCTCCACCCACGAGGTGCCCCCGACGCCCCTCGTCATGCGCGTTCTCCAAACGGTGCTGGGCATCCCGCTGTTCATCCTCAGCGGGATCCGCTGGCTGCTGTACCTGCTCACGGCAGCGGCACTGCTGCGGCCGCTCGGCGGCTTCGAATTCCTGCCGAGCGTGCAGCCGGTCTGGCTGATCGTCGGCCTGCTCCTCTTCGCGACACCGTGGGGGCGGATGGCGATCTCGGTCGTGGCCGCGCGCCTCCTCCTCGCCGGTGTCCGGCCGGGTGACTACCCGCGCGGCGGCCCCGTGCACCTCCGGCTGTGGCTCGCCGAGCAGGTCGCCCACCAGATCGGGGCGGCAAGCCTCGCCGGAGCCCCCTGGATCAGCTATTACGCGCGGGCGCTCGGCGCGACCATCGGGCCCGGCGTCGACCTGCACGCCCTCCCACCGGTCACCGGGATGCTGCGCATCGGCCGAGGTGCCTCCATCGAGCCGGAGGTCGACCTGGCCGGCTACTGGATCGACGGCGACGTGGTGCGGATCGGCGAGATCAGGATCGGCGCGGGGAGTTCGGTCGGCGCCCGCAGCTCGCTGATGCCGGGCACGAAGATCGGGAGGGACGCGACCGTCGCCCCCGGCTCCGCGGTCTTCGGCCGGGTGCCGGCGGGTCAGAACTGGGCCGGCTCCCCCGCCGTCCGCGTCGGCCGTTCGCAGGTGTGGTGGCCGCAGGAGAGACCGCCCCGGCGCACGCGCTGGCTCGTCGCCTACGGCGCATCCTCGGTCGTCGTCTCGCTGATCCCGGTCGTCGCGCTCGCCGTCGGCGGTGCCGTCGTGGCCGCGTTCGTGCGCGGAGCCGCCACGGCGGGCGAGCTGATCGGCCGTGCCTCGGCGGGCCTCATCCCGGGGGTGCTGGCGGCGGGAATCGTGCTGGCCGGGCTCGTCGTCGTCCTCGTCCGGCTGCTCGGGCTCGGGCTCCGCGAGGGGGTCGCGCCCGTGAGGAGCCGGATCGGATGGCAGGTGTGGTCCACCGAGCGCCTTCTCGATCTCTCGCGGACCGTGCTGTTCCCGCTCTATTCCAGTCTCTTCACGCCGGTGTGGCTCCGGCTCCTCGGAGCACAGATCGGGAGGGACGTGGAGGCGTCGACGGTCCTGCTCCTCCCCCGGATGACCCGGGTCCGCGACGGCGCCTTCCTCGCCGACGACACGCTCGTCGCTCCGTATGAGCTCGGGGGCGGGTACGTCCGGATCGCGAGCGTGGAGATCGGGGCGCGCGCCTTCCTCGGCAACTCCGGGATGGCCGGGGCGGGGAACCGGGTCCCGCGGGACGGCCTCGTCGCCGTGCTGTCGTTCGCGCCCCGGAAGGCGAAAGCGGGGTCGTCGTGGCTCGGCTCGCCGCCAGTCCGATTGCGTCGCCAGGCGCAGGACGCCGACGTCTCGCGCACCTACGCGCCGAGCCGCGCTCTCAGGGCCGCCCGGGCGACGTGGGAGGCGCTGCGGATCGTCCCGGTGTTCGTCACGTGCGCCATCGGTCTCGGGGTCCTCTTCGCCCTCGGGGGGATCGACGCCGCCTGGGGCACAGGCTGGGCCGTCGCGCTCAGCGGCCTCGTGCTCCTGGCGGCGGGCGGTCTCGCCGCGATCGTCAGCTCGGCGGCGAAGTGGCTGCTGCTCGGCCGGCTGCACCCGGGAGAGCACCCCCTCTGGTCGTCCTTCGTGTGGCGCAGCGAGGTCTCCGACACCTTCACCGAGATGGTCGCCGCGCCGTGGTTCGCCTGGTCCGCCGCCGGGACGCCCGCGCTGGTGTGGTGGCTGCGCAGCCTCGGGGCGCGGATCGGAACCGGCGTCTGGATCGACAGCTACTGGCTGCCCGAGGCCGATCTCGTCTCGCTCGGCGATGCATCCACGGTCAACCGCGGGTGCGTCGTGCAGACTCACCTGTTCCATGATCGAATCATGTCCATGGATCAGGTCACGATCGAGCGAGGCGGAACCCTGGGGCCGCACAGCGTCATCCTCCCCGCCGCCGCCATCGGCGAGCACACGACGGTCGGACCGGCGTCGCTCGTGATGCGCGGCGAGACCGTGCCCTCGCGGAGCCGCTGGAGCGGCAATCCGATCGGGCCGTGGCGCGAGGTGGTGGTCCGGGAGTACCGGGCGCGAGCCGCCCGATGA
- a CDS encoding NUDIX hydrolase: MNSGDAWVEGPDGRRFWGRYGAAGLLVHDVRRGVLLQHRADWSHFGNTWGLPGGARHEGESAVEGALREALEEAAVPPDAVNVLFESVLDLGYWSYTTVVAEALRPFDVHMADVESIELRWVAIERVSELPLHPGFNESWPALRARLMGLSD, encoded by the coding sequence GTGAACTCGGGTGACGCGTGGGTGGAGGGACCGGACGGCCGGCGCTTCTGGGGGCGCTATGGCGCGGCGGGGCTCCTCGTGCACGACGTGCGCCGGGGAGTCCTCCTCCAGCACCGGGCCGACTGGAGTCATTTCGGGAACACCTGGGGGCTGCCGGGCGGGGCGCGCCACGAGGGCGAGTCCGCCGTGGAGGGGGCCCTCCGGGAGGCGCTCGAGGAGGCCGCCGTGCCTCCCGACGCCGTGAACGTGCTGTTCGAGAGTGTGCTCGATCTCGGCTACTGGTCGTACACCACGGTGGTCGCCGAGGCGCTCCGGCCCTTCGACGTCCACATGGCCGACGTGGAGAGCATCGAGCTGCGCTGGGTCGCGATCGAGCGCGTGTCCGAACTTCCCCTGCACCCGGGGTTCAACGAGTCGTGGCCGGCCCTGCGGGCACGGCTCATGGGCCTGTCCGACTGA
- a CDS encoding beta-ketoacyl-[acyl-carrier-protein] synthase family protein — MTKKIVVTGVGASSPLGGTAPESWAALLAGESGARTLEHDWVAQYELPVTFAAEAKVRPEEVLERPVAKRLDPSSQFALISAMEAWKDAGEPDVAPERLGVDYATGIGGVWTLLDAWDTLRDRGPRRVLPMTVPMLMPNAASAAVSMHFEARAFARTVASACASSTESLVNAYEHLQAGLADVVIAGGTESAIHPITIASFASMQALSRRNDDPATASRPYSVDRDGFVMGEGAASLVLETEEHALARGARIYAELAGGGVTADSYHITANDPEGRGASRAVRLALGQAGAAPDEVVHINAHATSTPVGDPSEYVALREVFGDRVHAIPVSATKASTGHLLGGTGALEAVFTVLALRDRVAPPTINITELDPAIPLQVSGQPQPLPEGPVLAISNSFGFGGHNAVAAFRSV; from the coding sequence ATGACCAAGAAGATCGTCGTCACCGGTGTGGGCGCCTCGTCCCCGCTCGGTGGCACCGCACCGGAGAGCTGGGCCGCGCTGCTGGCCGGCGAGTCCGGCGCCCGGACGCTCGAGCACGACTGGGTCGCCCAGTACGAGCTCCCCGTCACGTTCGCCGCCGAGGCGAAGGTGCGCCCGGAGGAGGTGCTGGAGCGCCCCGTCGCCAAGCGCCTCGACCCGTCGAGCCAGTTCGCCCTGATCTCCGCGATGGAGGCCTGGAAGGACGCCGGCGAGCCCGACGTCGCCCCCGAGCGGCTCGGCGTCGACTACGCCACCGGCATCGGCGGCGTCTGGACGCTCCTCGACGCGTGGGACACGCTCCGCGACCGCGGCCCCCGCCGGGTGCTGCCCATGACCGTGCCCATGCTCATGCCGAACGCGGCCTCCGCCGCCGTCTCGATGCACTTCGAGGCCCGCGCCTTCGCACGGACCGTGGCCTCCGCCTGCGCGTCGAGCACCGAGTCGCTCGTCAACGCCTACGAGCATCTGCAGGCGGGTCTCGCCGACGTCGTGATCGCCGGCGGCACCGAGTCCGCGATCCACCCGATCACCATCGCCTCCTTCGCGTCGATGCAGGCCCTGTCGCGCCGCAACGACGACCCGGCCACCGCCTCCCGGCCGTACAGCGTGGACCGCGACGGTTTCGTCATGGGCGAAGGCGCGGCGAGCCTGGTGCTCGAGACCGAGGAGCACGCGCTGGCCCGCGGCGCCCGGATCTACGCCGAGCTCGCGGGCGGAGGGGTCACCGCCGACTCGTATCACATCACGGCCAACGACCCGGAGGGGCGCGGGGCGAGCCGTGCCGTGCGCCTCGCGCTCGGCCAGGCGGGCGCCGCTCCCGACGAGGTCGTGCACATCAACGCCCACGCGACGAGCACGCCGGTCGGCGACCCGTCGGAGTACGTCGCTCTCCGCGAGGTCTTCGGGGACCGCGTCCACGCGATCCCGGTATCGGCGACCAAGGCGTCGACCGGTCACCTCCTCGGCGGCACCGGCGCTCTCGAGGCCGTCTTCACCGTGCTCGCCCTCCGCGATCGGGTCGCCCCTCCGACCATCAACATCACGGAGCTCGACCCGGCGATCCCGCTGCAGGTGTCCGGTCAGCCGCAGCCGCTCCCCGAGGGGCCGGTGCTCGCGATCAGCAACTCGTTCGGCTTCGGCGGTCACAACGCCGTCGCCGCCTTCCGCAGCGTCTGA
- a CDS encoding DUF1684 domain-containing protein, which yields MTDTATAPADPDAVLARYRARREQAVTAPQGNLALVNTQWITGDPDTQQPVWGVPGLWSPLPHGESGLTVTAAASDGIVVDGELVDGSAVVRGKDDPNPGSIRFSDTVTGFVIASEEGEYALRVWDANSEAIQEFGSIDAFPFNPEWIIRAAFTPIEGGKTVGFEHLKDDGATRDMVIPGEITFTKDGVDYNLAAFKAGRALQLVFADATNGDSTYSVGRFLFVVPNDDGTVTLDFNLAVLPPCAFSYNFNCPLPPKQNRFAVPIEAGEKNVLNKQGELLH from the coding sequence ATGACCGACACCGCCACCGCCCCCGCCGATCCCGACGCGGTCCTCGCGCGCTACCGCGCCCGCCGCGAGCAGGCCGTCACCGCGCCGCAGGGCAATCTCGCCCTCGTGAACACGCAGTGGATCACCGGCGACCCGGACACGCAGCAACCGGTGTGGGGCGTGCCGGGCCTGTGGTCTCCGCTGCCTCACGGAGAATCCGGCCTCACGGTCACGGCGGCGGCCTCCGACGGCATCGTCGTCGACGGCGAGCTGGTCGACGGCTCCGCGGTGGTCCGCGGCAAGGACGACCCCAACCCCGGTTCGATCCGGTTCAGCGACACCGTCACGGGCTTCGTGATCGCCAGCGAGGAGGGCGAGTACGCGCTTCGCGTGTGGGACGCGAACTCCGAGGCCATCCAGGAGTTCGGATCGATCGACGCGTTCCCGTTCAACCCCGAGTGGATCATCAGGGCCGCCTTCACACCGATCGAGGGCGGCAAGACGGTCGGCTTCGAGCACCTCAAGGACGACGGCGCTACCCGCGACATGGTCATCCCGGGCGAGATCACCTTCACGAAGGACGGCGTCGACTACAACCTCGCCGCGTTCAAGGCCGGGCGGGCCCTCCAGCTCGTGTTCGCCGACGCGACGAACGGCGACAGCACCTACTCGGTCGGCCGGTTCCTCTTCGTCGTCCCGAACGACGACGGCACGGTGACGCTCGACTTCAACCTCGCCGTCCTGCCGCCGTGCGCGTTCAGCTACAACTTCAACTGCCCGCTGCCTCCCAAGCAGAACCGTTTCGCCGTGCCGATCGAGGCCGGGGAGAAGAACGTCCTGAACAAGCAGGGCGAACTCCTCCACTGA
- a CDS encoding NUDIX domain-containing protein, translating to MTARSAGILLYRRRDDLEVWIAHMGGPFWARKQEGAWSIPKGLTEEGDGGDEVAAAVREFTEEIGTPPPDTGYTLLGEFRGSGKIIVAFAAEADSFEPETVTSNTFELDWPPGSGRTRTFPEVDDARWVRLQEARSLLTKAQRPILDALLAHLSPAE from the coding sequence ATGACGGCACGGAGCGCGGGGATCCTCCTCTACCGCCGCAGGGACGACCTGGAGGTCTGGATCGCCCACATGGGCGGTCCGTTCTGGGCGCGCAAGCAGGAGGGTGCGTGGTCGATCCCGAAGGGTCTCACGGAGGAGGGCGATGGCGGTGACGAGGTCGCTGCGGCGGTCCGCGAGTTCACCGAGGAGATCGGCACGCCTCCCCCCGACACCGGATACACGCTCCTCGGCGAGTTCCGGGGCTCGGGGAAGATCATCGTCGCGTTCGCCGCCGAGGCCGACTCCTTCGAGCCCGAGACCGTCACAAGCAACACCTTCGAGCTCGATTGGCCGCCCGGTTCCGGACGCACCCGGACCTTCCCGGAGGTGGACGACGCGCGGTGGGTGCGCCTTCAGGAGGCCCGATCCCTGCTCACGAAAGCGCAGCGTCCGATCCTCGACGCTCTGCTGGCCCACCTGTCTCCCGCGGAATGA